The Polyodon spathula isolate WHYD16114869_AA chromosome 23, ASM1765450v1, whole genome shotgun sequence genome has a window encoding:
- the LOC121297686 gene encoding actin-related protein 8-like: MTQAEREPENGKEKEKDREKEKEKEQRGVKRPIVPPVIPEPLQEQIQSNFIVVINPGSATLRIGRATDTLPVSIPHVIARRHKHQGQPRQEDPWLMREGLNKPESNEQRQNGLKMVDQAIWSKKMSNGARRIPVSADQARAFNKQMRPAMLDPSSRVKWTNTSHHPEFIVGEEALHVNPADCYNIHWPIRRGQMNLHAGPGGTLTAVMADLETIWSYAIQKSLEIPLRDLKYYRCILLVPDINNRQHVKELVNMLLMNMGFSGIVVHQESVCATFGSGLSSACVIDVGDQKTSVCCVEDGVSHRNSRLCLAYGGVDVTRCFFWLMQRAGFPYRECQLSSKTDCLLLQQLKENFCHLEQDISGLKDHEFQLRNPDSPALLYQLRLGDEKLQAPMALFYPATFGIVGQKMTSLQQRSQGDSEDPHDEQYLMGTQSKQDQSAKATAERKTLPKLSGFDGESSQNPEPSDRSRSQEMDLGHSQSDCLTGNEVEESPSALMSRRTAISQFEGKALGIDKAILHSIDCCASDETKKKMYSSILVVGGGLMFHGSQEFLQHRILNKMPPSFRRVVENVEVITRPKDMDPRLIAWKGGAVLACLDTTQELWIYQREWQRFGVRMLRERAAFVW; this comes from the exons ATGACCCAGGCGGAGAGAGAACCCGAAAACGGGAAAGAGAAGGAGAAAGAccgagagaaggagaaagagaaggagCAGCGGGGAGTGAAGAGGCCGATAGTTCCCCCTGTCATACCCGAACCTTTACAAGAG CAAATCCAGAGCAACTTCATCGTAGTGATAAATCCAGGTTCAGCCACGCTGAGGATTGGCCGAGCCACGGATACTCTTCCTGTAAGCATTCCGCACGTCATTGCTCGGAGGCACAAGCACCAGGGCCAGCCGCGCCAGGAGGACCCCTGGCTGATGAGAGAGGGTCTCAAT aaaccagAAAGTAATGAACAAAGACAAAATGGCCTTAAAATGGTAGACCAGGCAATCTGGTCCAAGAAGATGTCAAATGGTGCCAGAAGAATTCCAGTTTCTGCAGATCAG GCAAGGGCATTCAATAAACAAATGCGGCCTGCGATGTTGGATCCAAGCTCCAGAGTCAAGTGGACGAACACATCCCATCACCCTGAGTTTATTGTGGGAGAAGAG GCACTTCATGTAAATCCTGCAGACTGCTACAACATCCACTGGCCTATACGAAGGGGACAAATGAACCTTCACGCTGGTCCTGGCGGCACTCTGACTGCAGTTATGGCTGATTTGGAGACAATATGGTCGTATGCGATACAGAAGTCCTTAGAGATTCCACTTCGAGATTTGAAG TATTACAGATGCATCTTGTTAGTTCCAGACATCAATAACAGACAACATGTAAAGGAGCTGGTGAACATGCTTCTCATGAACATGGGTTTTTCAG GTATTGTAGTCCATCAGGAATCAGTGTGTGCCACCTTTGGCAGTGGCTTAAGCAGTGCATGTGTTATAGATGTCGGTGACCAGAAGACCAGTGTGTGTTGTGTAGAAGATGGAGTGTCTCATCGCAACTCAAG GTTGTGCCTGGCGTACGGAGGTGTGGATGTGACAAGGTGTTTTTTCTGGCTCATGCAGCGAGCTGGCTTTCCTTATAGAGAGTGTCAGCTGTCCAGCAAAACAGACTGTCTCCTCCTTCAGCAGCTCAAAGAGAACTTCTGTCATCTTGAACAG GACATTTCAGGACTCAAAGACCATGAATTTCAACTCCGAAACCCAGACTCCCCTGCTTTGCTCTACCAACTCCGATTAGGAGATGAAAAGCTGCAG GCACCAATGGCACTCTTCTATCCAGCTACCTTTGGAATTGTGGGTCAGAAGATGACATCATTACAGCAAAGATCACAGGGAGACTCAGAGGACCCTCATGATGAGCAGTACTTGATGGGTACACAAAGCAAACAGGACCAG TCTGCTAAAGCCACAGCTGAGCGGAAGACTCTTCCCAAGCTATCTGGGTTTGACGGAGAGTCTAGCCAGAACCCAGAACCCTCTGACAGGAGTCGCTCCCAGGAAATGGACCTGGGACACTCCCAGAGCGACTGCCTGACAGGCAATGAGGTGGAGGAGTCACCCTCTGCTCTGATGTCCAGGAGAACGGCCATATCCCAGTTTGAAGGAAAAGCGCTGGGCATTGATAAAGCTATTCTTCATAGTATTGACTGCTGTG catCTGATGAGACTAAGAAGAAAATGTACAGTTCTATCCTAGTAGTCGGAGGGGGTCTTATGTTCCACGGGTCACAGGAGTTCCTGCAGCACCGAATCCTCAATAAGATGCCCCCTTCCTTCAGGAGAGTTGTAGAAAATGTGGAAGTCATTACAAGACCCAAG GACATGGACCCGCGACTGATTGCCTGGAAAGGCGGTGCAGTTCTGGCCTGCCTGGACACCACTCAGGAGCTGTGGATCTACCAGCGGGAGTGGCAGCGCTTCGGAGTGCGCATGCTGCGCGAGAGAGCTGCTTTTGTCTGGTGA